The Aeromicrobium yanjiei DNA segment GTCGACCACGATGCGGCCCTGCTTGTCGACCGGGGTCATGTCGACGTCCGCGCCCTCGTGCATCGCGAGCCACGTGACGGGGTCGAGGAGTGCGTGGTGCTCGATCGAGCTGAAGACGATGCGCCTGCGGTCGGGGTGCTGGCTGCGGCGTGACCAGTAGAGGCCCTTGATCGCGAGGTTGTTGGCCTCGGTGCCGCCCGAGGTGAAGACGATCTCGCTGGGCCGGGCGCCGAAGCGTTCGGCGATCAGCTCACGGGCCTCCTCGACGGTACGGCGGGCGGCGCGGCCGGCGGCGTGGAGGGAGGAGGCGTTGCCCGTGCGGGCCATCTGCTCGGTCATCGCGGCGATCGCCTCGGGGACCATCGGCGTGGTCGCCGCATGGTCGAGATAGACGGTGCCGTCCGAGTCGTTCATCGTGGTCAAGCGTAACCCTCGCCGACACACCCGGAATCAGCCGCAGGGCACCGACCAGCGTCCGCGCGGTGGACGTCCCGCTCGAGCGCGTCAGCGCCGGCAGTCCTGCTGGAGTCGGTCCGTGTCGACGGAGGTCAGGATCCACCGACCGTCGTCGCGGCTCAGCCGCGCGGTGGTCCAGTAGAAAGGCGTGACGTCCTCGACCGGGTTGTCATCTGCGTCGACCTCGAAGCTGAAGTTCTCCGAGCAGGCCCGGAGCACAGCCGAGTCGCCGTCCACCGAGACCCCCAGCACGTGGTCGCGCGTCCACCCGACGCTGCGGTGGTTCCTCGCCTTGAGGAGGTCGAGGTAGTCCATGACGTCCTTCAGGGGCTTGCCCCGGGACCGGTCGAGCCCGGGCGCGGGCTCGAGCTCGTCGTAGGTGGTGGCGACCGCGTCCCAGTAGATCATCCAAGCCTCCACGACCGACTTCTCCTCCGCGGTCTTGGCCACGCTGCTGCCCAGCACCGTGATGGCGACCTTGGCCGCCTCCGGCGTCGTGGTCGGCAGCGGCGTCTCGGTCGGCGTCGGTGCCTCGGTCTGTGTCGGTGAGGTCGTCGCCGCGGAGGTCGTCCTGGCAGGCGTGCTCGTCCGGGTGTCGTCACTGCCTCCGCAGGCCGACAACAGCAGGACCGGGACGGTGATCAGCAGCACCCGACGTTTCATGGTCTCCCCCGAAGATGAACAGCCTGTCGCTCACCCTAGGCGTTCGTGCCCCCGCGCGGGGCGGATTCAGCGCGGTGCTCCCCGGCCGCTGACGCTGGCTACGGCCCGGACGAGCTCGTCCGCCGCCGTGTCGAGGTCGTCGCTCGTCGTCGTACGCCCGAACGTGAACCGGACCGCGGTCTGGGCCACCTCGGGCTCGAGGCCCATCGCGAGCAGGACGTGGGACGGGTCATCGCTGCCGGCCGCGCACGCCGAGCCGCTGGAGCAGACGATGCCGCGCGCCTGCAGCTCGACCAGGATCGATTCGCCGCTCGTGCCTGCGAAGACGAAGGATGCACTGCCGGGCAGCCGGTGCGCGACGTCCCCGGTGAGCGCTGCGCCTGGAGCCTCCGCGAGGACGCGGGCGATGAACGCATCGCGTCGGGCGACGACCTCGTCGTTGCTGCCGCCCGCGAGGCGCAGAGCAGCGGCCATGCCGACCGCCGCGGCGACGTTCTCGGTGCCGGAGCGTCGTCCTCCCTCCTGCCCGCCGCCGTGCAGCAGCGGCTCGAACGGGACGCGCCGCTGGACGTACAGGACGCCGATGCCCTTGGGCGCGCCGATCTTGTGCCCCGAGATGCTCAGCGCCTGGACGCCGAGGCGGGTGACATCGAGGTCCAGCCAGCCCGCCCCCTGCACCGCGTCGGTGTGGAACGGGACGCCGTGGGCCGCGGCGAGCCGCGACAACGTCTCGACCTGCTGGATCGTCCCGACCTCGTTGTTGGCCAGCTGGATGCTGACCAGCGTCGTGTCGTCCCGCAGCGCCGCGGCGAGCGTGTCGGGCTGGACCATCCCTTGTCCGTCGACGGGGAGCACCGTGATCTCGTAGCCGATGCGGCCCAGGAACTCCGCCGACTCCAGCACCGCCGGGTGCTCGACCGCGGACACCACGACGTGCCGACCTCGGGGTGCTGCCAGCGCGATGCCCTTGATCGCGGCGTTGTCGGACTCGGTGCCGCCGGAGGTGAACGTGATCTCCGACGACCGCGCGCCAAGCGCCTGCGCGACGTCGGCGCGGGCCTGCTCGAGCGCCCGGGCAGCCGACTCCCCCACCTCGTGATGGCTCGAGGGGTTGCCGAACTCGGGCCCGAGGAAGGGCCACATCGCCTCGAGCACCTCGCGCTTGACCGGCGTGGTGGCCGCCTCGTCGAGGTAGATCACGGGCTCAGGACACCGACATGTCGAGGCCGAGGTCGAGCGCCCGCACGCTGTGGGTGAGGGCACCGACCGAGATGACGTCGACGCCGGTGCGGGCGATGTCGGCGATCGTGTCGAGCGTGACTCCGCCGCTGGCCTCGACCAGCGCGCGCCCGGCGATCTTCGCGACGCCCGCACGCAGGTCGTCCAGGCTGAAGTTGTCGAGCATGATCGTGTGCGCGGCGCCGGACTCCAGCACCGCGTCGATCTGCTCGAGCCGGTCGACCTCGACCTCGATGTGGGTCGTGTGGGGCAGGTCGATCCGCGCCTGCCGCAGTGCCGCCGTCACGTCGGGGATGACCGCGAGGTGGTTGTCCTTGGCCATCACGGCGTCCGACAGCGAGTAGCGGTGGTTGTGGCCCCCGCCGCAGCGCACCGCGTGCCGCTCGAGCGCCCGCAGTCCCGGGGTGGTCTTGCGCGTGTCGACGACGCGGGCGGCGGTGCCGGCGACCGCCTCGACATACGTCCGGGTGAGGGTCGCGATGCCGCTCATGCGTTGCACCAGGTTGAGTGCGACCCGCTCGGCCTGCAGGACCGATCGCGCCGGGCCCTCGACCCGGGCCAGCACCGAGCCCCGGCCGAACGCCTCGCCGTCGGCGGCCTCGAGGGTCACCTTGACGGTGGGGTCCAGGGTCGTCATCGCGATCTCGAAGACCTCCGCGCCCGCCAGGACGCCGGGCTCGCGGGCGACCAGCTCGGCCCGGGCGACTGCGGTCGGCGGCACCAACGTCTGCGAGGTGAGGTCACCGAAGGGGGCGTCCTCGTCCAGGGCCAGGTCCACGACCCGCTGGATCTGTCGGCGTTCGAGCATGTGTCACACCTTCTGCTGGGTCGTGGCGCCGATCGCCGAGTGGGTGGCCTGCGCGG contains these protein-coding regions:
- a CDS encoding cysteine desulfurase family protein, translating into MIYLDEAATTPVKREVLEAMWPFLGPEFGNPSSHHEVGESAARALEQARADVAQALGARSSEITFTSGGTESDNAAIKGIALAAPRGRHVVVSAVEHPAVLESAEFLGRIGYEITVLPVDGQGMVQPDTLAAALRDDTTLVSIQLANNEVGTIQQVETLSRLAAAHGVPFHTDAVQGAGWLDLDVTRLGVQALSISGHKIGAPKGIGVLYVQRRVPFEPLLHGGGQEGGRRSGTENVAAAVGMAAALRLAGGSNDEVVARRDAFIARVLAEAPGAALTGDVAHRLPGSASFVFAGTSGESILVELQARGIVCSSGSACAAGSDDPSHVLLAMGLEPEVAQTAVRFTFGRTTTSDDLDTAADELVRAVASVSGRGAPR
- the nadC gene encoding carboxylating nicotinate-nucleotide diphosphorylase; its protein translation is MLERRQIQRVVDLALDEDAPFGDLTSQTLVPPTAVARAELVAREPGVLAGAEVFEIAMTTLDPTVKVTLEAADGEAFGRGSVLARVEGPARSVLQAERVALNLVQRMSGIATLTRTYVEAVAGTAARVVDTRKTTPGLRALERHAVRCGGGHNHRYSLSDAVMAKDNHLAVIPDVTAALRQARIDLPHTTHIEVEVDRLEQIDAVLESGAAHTIMLDNFSLDDLRAGVAKIAGRALVEASGGVTLDTIADIARTGVDVISVGALTHSVRALDLGLDMSVS